The Struthio camelus isolate bStrCam1 chromosome 5, bStrCam1.hap1, whole genome shotgun sequence genome has a segment encoding these proteins:
- the VRTN gene encoding vertnin: MIQRHQLVQSVLQELQEATECFGLEGLTSAVLEAERTLSSFSLPGYCGRQFQEELEVDRVARSLYPEDAPSNMLPLVCKGEGNRLFEAASVLLWGNTSLSLELQVRTVVEMLLHKQYYLNGMIDSKVMLQAARYSLCTEESPEMTSLPMAILEAIFDADIKATCFPGTFANMWHVYALASVLQCNIYSIYPMSNLKIRPYFNRLIRPRKCGPRTSTLHIMWSGQQLSRQVFKAQYFVAVVGLEELEPTTPLPEPPVQPMKTLELLNSDPQLTYSNLRDRYSITKSTFYRWKRQSREHRQKAAARFAAKHFLQSCFQEGNIIPLQHFRQMFPEISRSTYYAWKHEMQSMVNGDASALAEAQGLQELHRDGPKKADVDEPANSGRSLRSQSPSLDPIQAGIFMQGAKSYLEKCISMNTLVPYRCFKRSFPGISRSTYYNWRRKAIKENPNFKPPQSPLDNQKPLVIGKPFLQMKPRGLPVRKRLNGHRPAPRSLLQLKPSLCWRKQLRDMAKRQVQQWRLPFCKFRLRYPALSSTAYWFWKGSSRALNQHRLPWTSSCQPLNQVTSLAPQRAEASLKPQFPVEMATKRLHKLAPATPYNATVSGYAMSERANSRMFVMDVIATAQFKAQAKLFLQQRFESKTFPTYKEFSARFPLTARSTYYMWKRALHDGLTLVDA, translated from the coding sequence ATGATCCAGCGGCACCAGCTGGTGCAGTCTGTGCTGCAGGAGCTTCAGGAAGCCACTGAATGCTTTGGTCTGgagggcctcaccagtgctgtgTTGGAGGCTGAGAGGACCCTGTCGTCTTTCTCCCTGCCTGGCTATTGCGGGAGACAGTTCCAAGAGGAGCTGGAAGTTGACCGTGTAGCTAGGAGCCTCTATCCTGAGGATGCCCCAAGCAACATGCTGCCTCTGGTTTGCAAAGGAGAGGGGAACCGCCTCTTTGAGGCAGCCAGTGTGCTGCTCTGGGGCAATACCAGCCTGAGCCTGGAGCTGCAGGTGCGTACAGTTGTGGAGATGCTGCTACACAAGCAGTATTACTTGAATGGCATGATTGACTCCAAAGTGATGCTGCAGGCTGCCCGCTACTCCCTCTGCACTGAGGAATCTCCAGAGATGACTAGCCTCCCCATGGCTATCCTGGAGGCTATCTTCGATGCCGACATCAAGGCTACTTGTTTTCCTGGCACCTTTGCCAACATGTGGCACGTCTATGCTCTTGCCTCGGTACTGCAGTGTAACATCTACTCCATCTACCCCATGAGCAACTTGAAGATACGGCCATACTTCAACCGGCTCATCCGGCCCAGGAAGTGTGGCCCACGAACCTCCACGCTCCACATCATGTGGTCAGGGCAGCAGCTCTCCAGGCAGGTCTTCAAAGCACAGTACTTTGTGGCTGTGGTTGGCCTGGAGGAGCTAGAACCCACTACACCTTTGCCAGAGCCTCCTGTCCAGCCCATGAAGACCCTGGAGCTGCTGAACAGTGACCCCCAACTGACCTACTCCAACCTGCGTGACAGGTACAGCATTACCAAGAGCACCTTCTACCGCTGGAAGCGCCAGTCTCGTGAACACCGCCAAAAAGCTGCTGCCAGATTTGCAGCCAAACACTTCCTTCAGTCTTGCTTTCAAGAGGGCAATATAATCCCCCTCCAGCACTTTCGACAAATGTTTCCAGAAATCTCCCGATCCACCTACTATGCCTGGAAGCATGAGATGCAGAGCATGGTCAATGGTGATGCCTCTGCCCTGGCTGAGGCCCAGGGGTTGCAGGAGCTTCACAGGGATGGCCCAAAAAAGGCTGATGTGGATGAGCCAGCAAATTCAGGCAGAAGCTTAAGATCTCAGAGTCCTTCTCTAGACCCCATTCAAGCAGGGATCTTCATGCAAGGAGCTAAATCCTACCTGGAGAAATGTATTTCCATGAACACTCTGGTGCCTTACAGGTGCTTCAAGCGCAGCTTCCCTGGCATCTCCAGGTCCACTTACTACaactggagaagaaaagcaaTCAAGGAGAACCCCAACTTCAAACCCCCCCAGTCTCCCTTGGATAACCAGAAACCTCTAGTGATAGGAAAGCCATTCCTGCAAATGAAGCCAAGAGGCTTACCTGTTAGGAAGAGGCTGAATGGACACCGGCCAGCGCCCAGGAGTCTCCTGCAGCTCAAACCCTCCCTGTGCTGGAGAAAGCAGCTGCGAGATATGGCCAAGAGGCAAGTCCAGCAATGGCGGCTGCCATTCTGCAAGTTCCGCCTGCGCTACCCAGCTCTCTCCTCCACAGCCTACTGGTTTTGGAAGGGCAGCAGCCGGGCCCTCAACCAGCATCGCTTGCCCTGGACCAGTTCCTGCCAGCCGTTGAACCAGGTTACTTCCCTGGCACCTCAGAGAGCTGAGGCAAGCCTCAAGCCCCAATTCCCAGTGGAGATGGCTACCAAGCGTCTGCACAAGCTAGCACCAGCCACTCCATACAATGCCACTGTTTCAGGCTATGCCATGTCAGAGAGAGCCAACAGTCGGATGTTTGTGATGGATGTGATTGCCACTGCCCAGTTCAAGGCACAAGCCAAGCTGTTCCTGCAGCAGCGCTTTGAATCGAAGACCTTCCCCACCTACAAAGAATTCAGTGCCCGCTTCCCCCTCACAGCCCGCTCCACCTACTACATGTGGAAGCGTGCCCTGCACGATGGGCTGACTCTCGTGGATGCGTGA